Proteins from a genomic interval of Salvelinus alpinus chromosome 7, SLU_Salpinus.1, whole genome shotgun sequence:
- the LOC139580161 gene encoding josephin-1-like, translating into MGSTPFSGKGRGGGGLQDLGCMPWKLSKQKGMVGGEVGGGTGGGEERSDLREHDISTPPAPPPTPIYHEKQRRELCALHALNNVFQDGAAFSRDTLQDIYQRLSPGTLVTPHKKSVLGNGNYDVNVIMAALQTRGFEAVWWDKRRDVGSIALSNVTGFILNVPSNLRWGPLRLPLKRQHWIGVREVDGVYYNLDSKLRSPHTIGNPDELRKFLRHQLRGKNCELLLVVSEEVEVHQTWRSDGC; encoded by the exons ATGGGGAGTACTCCATTTTCTGgtaaggggagggggggaggagggctGCAGGACCTGGGCTGTATGCCATGGAAGCTGAGCAAGCAGAAAGGGATGGTGGGGGGTGAGGTGGGGGGAGGgacgggagggggggaggagaggtcgGACCTGAGAGAGCATGATATCTCGACCCCTCCGGCCCCGCCTCCAACCCCCATCTACCACGAGAAGCAACGGCGCGAGCTGTGTGCTCTGCATGCGCTCAATAACGTCTTCCAGGATGGGGCGGCTTTCAGCAGGGATACACTCCAGGACATCTACCAGAG ACTCTCTCCCGGCACTCTGGTAACCCCCCACAAGAAGAGCGTGCTGGGAAATGGGAACTATGATGTGAATGTCATTATGGCCGCCCTGCAGACCCGAGGGTTCGAGGCTGTCTGGTGGGATAAAAGAAG GGATGTGGGCAGTATAGCTCTGTCCAACGTAACAGGCTTCATCCTGAACGTCCCGTCCAATCTGCGATGGGGTCCACTGCGTCTGCCACTCAAACGGCAGCACTGGATAGGGGTGCGGGAGGTGGACGGAGTCTATTACAACCTCGACTCCAAACTACGCAGCCCACACACCATCGGAAACCCTGATGAGCTCAG GAAGTTCCTGCGTCACCAGCTGAGAGGGAAAAACTGTGAGCTCTTATTGGTGGTGTCTGAGGAGGTGGAGGTCCACCAAACATGGAGGTCAGATGGCTGTTGA